From the Alloalcanivorax dieselolei B5 genome, one window contains:
- a CDS encoding gamma-glutamyltransferase family protein, translating into MLTTKRALGGVMVAPHHLAAQAGRDVLREGGNAAEAMVAAAAAIAVVYPHMNAIGGDGFWILGAPGEEPVAIEACGTAAAAADVDYYRERGHDSIPSRGPLAALTVAGTVGGWGQAMNVARQWGGKLPLTRLLEDGQRHARDGVAVTRSQEQLTRQKLPELASVSGFADTFLDQGQVPVEGAILRQPQLADTLERIGRAGTEDFYRGELATAMAEDLARAGSPLTREDLAGYQARTLPPLSVRLRGSTLYNQPPPTQGMASLMILGLFDRLGVTDGESFDHLHGLVEATKQAFLVRDQYCTDPAYMSEDPARFLSESDLAERVQRIDRQSALPWPHPAQPGDTIWMGCIDREGRCASFIQSIYWEFGAGIVLPATGVLWQNRGISFSLDDAALHTLKPGRKPFHTLNPAMARFDDGRTMVYGTMGGEGQPQTQAAVFSRYALFDQPLQQAVTAPRWLLGRTWGEQSTSLKLEARFDPALVQQLRDAGHQVEVLDQDFSDTMGHAGAVVRHPNGLLEGAADPRSDGIVATL; encoded by the coding sequence ATGTTGACGACCAAACGCGCGCTCGGCGGTGTCATGGTGGCGCCCCATCATCTGGCCGCCCAAGCCGGCCGGGACGTGCTTCGCGAAGGCGGTAACGCCGCCGAAGCCATGGTAGCGGCGGCGGCGGCCATCGCCGTGGTGTACCCGCACATGAACGCCATCGGCGGCGACGGTTTCTGGATCCTGGGCGCCCCCGGCGAGGAGCCTGTGGCGATCGAAGCCTGCGGAACCGCCGCGGCAGCCGCGGATGTCGACTACTACCGGGAACGCGGCCACGACAGCATCCCCAGCCGTGGCCCGTTGGCGGCGCTGACCGTGGCCGGCACCGTTGGCGGCTGGGGCCAGGCCATGAACGTGGCGCGCCAATGGGGAGGTAAGCTGCCGCTCACACGCTTGCTGGAAGACGGCCAACGGCATGCCCGGGACGGCGTGGCGGTGACCCGCAGTCAGGAACAACTGACCCGGCAGAAGCTGCCGGAGCTGGCTTCCGTTTCCGGCTTCGCCGACACCTTCCTTGATCAGGGTCAGGTGCCGGTGGAAGGCGCCATTCTGCGGCAGCCGCAACTGGCCGACACCCTGGAACGTATCGGGCGGGCCGGCACCGAGGATTTTTACCGGGGCGAGCTGGCCACCGCCATGGCCGAGGATCTGGCCCGGGCCGGCAGTCCGCTCACCCGCGAGGATCTGGCAGGCTATCAGGCGCGGACGTTACCGCCGCTGTCGGTGCGCCTGCGGGGCAGCACCCTGTATAACCAGCCGCCGCCCACTCAGGGCATGGCCTCGTTGATGATTCTCGGCCTGTTCGACCGGCTCGGGGTAACGGACGGTGAAAGTTTCGATCACCTGCACGGACTGGTGGAGGCCACCAAACAGGCGTTCCTGGTACGCGACCAGTATTGCACCGACCCGGCCTATATGAGCGAGGATCCGGCTCGCTTCCTCAGCGAATCGGATCTGGCCGAGCGGGTGCAACGCATCGACCGGCAGAGCGCTCTGCCCTGGCCTCACCCGGCGCAACCCGGCGATACCATCTGGATGGGCTGTATCGACCGCGAAGGCCGCTGCGCCAGTTTCATCCAGAGCATTTACTGGGAGTTTGGTGCCGGCATCGTGCTGCCCGCCACGGGCGTGCTGTGGCAAAACCGGGGTATCAGTTTCTCCCTGGATGACGCCGCTCTGCATACCCTGAAACCGGGCCGCAAACCGTTCCATACCCTGAACCCGGCCATGGCCCGCTTCGACGACGGCCGCACCATGGTGTACGGCACCATGGGCGGCGAGGGCCAACCGCAGACCCAGGCGGCGGTATTCAGCCGCTACGCCCTGTTCGATCAACCTTTGCAGCAGGCCGTGACCGCGCCGCGCTGGCTGCTCGGTCGAACCTGGGGGGAACAAAGCACCAGCCTGAAACTGGAAGCGCGCTTTGACCCCGCCCTGGTGCAACAACTGCGCGACGCCGGCCACCAGGTGGAAGTGCTGGACCAAGACTTCAGCGACACCATGGGCCACGCCGGCGCCGTGGTACGCCACCCCAACGGCCTGCTCGAAGGCGCCGCCGACCCGCGCAGCGACGGCATCGTCGCGACGCTCTGA
- a CDS encoding nucleotidyltransferase family protein, with the protein MNSEARIKQWIANDPVRMRALFAAASLGLSDWCLAAGFVRNLVWDKVHGFSQATDLNDIDLVHFDPVDISESRDRKLERELVSVLDVPWSVKNQARMHKRNRDRPYTSTSDAMSYWVEVETAVGAALSNTGDILLVSPFGFDTLFDFTVTINTKRPKPQDFNDRIVTKQWLEIWPRLVVNA; encoded by the coding sequence ATGAACTCTGAAGCCAGAATCAAACAGTGGATAGCAAACGATCCCGTGCGGATGAGAGCGCTTTTCGCTGCTGCGAGTCTGGGACTCTCGGATTGGTGTCTTGCCGCGGGATTCGTACGGAATCTTGTATGGGACAAGGTTCATGGATTTTCACAGGCCACGGACCTGAACGATATTGATCTGGTTCATTTCGATCCAGTAGATATATCCGAGAGCAGAGATCGAAAGCTTGAACGGGAGCTTGTCAGCGTTCTGGATGTTCCTTGGTCGGTGAAGAATCAGGCGCGGATGCACAAGCGGAACCGCGACAGGCCCTACACGTCAACGTCAGATGCAATGAGTTACTGGGTTGAGGTTGAAACAGCGGTCGGCGCCGCCTTGAGCAATACCGGAGATATTCTGTTGGTGTCCCCTTTTGGCTTTGACACCTTGTTCGACTTTACCGTAACGATTAATACAAAAAGACCAAAACCCCAGGACTTCAATGATCGCATAGTCACCAAACAGTGGCTGGAAATCTGGCCAAGGCTGGTGGTAAATGCCTAA
- a CDS encoding amidase, translating to MILENGFLDFDPVHLDATGEGPLQGLTFAVKDVFDIAGTVTGVGQPSWRASQPPARHTSPMIETLLAAGAELVGKTHTDELTYSLAGQNAHYGTPPNPAVPGAVPGGSSSGSASVVAAALVDFALGSDTGGSVRVPASYCGIHGLRPTHGVVDYRHCAHLAKSFDTLGWFARDARLMARIGRILLPAGDRPAPRRLLLVEEALAQSDADVVSQLEARVGNGLPGVTFGGSISVGNLDTYFNAFRPLQAYEAWARFGSWIETEQPVFGPGVKERFEAASRISAAEAEDAREQCQALRTRIRALLGEDTLLCLPTTPTSALPLQADEARVEDIRGRTLRMTALAGTTGLPQLSLPLLHDRDGPVGLSLIGPASSDQQLLDLAARLPEFINT from the coding sequence GTGATACTGGAAAACGGCTTTCTCGATTTCGACCCGGTGCACCTCGACGCCACCGGAGAGGGCCCGCTGCAAGGCCTGACTTTCGCCGTCAAGGACGTGTTCGACATAGCCGGCACCGTTACCGGCGTCGGCCAGCCGAGCTGGCGCGCCAGCCAGCCGCCAGCGCGACACACCTCTCCGATGATCGAAACCCTGCTGGCGGCGGGCGCGGAACTGGTCGGCAAGACCCACACCGACGAGCTGACTTACAGCCTGGCGGGCCAGAACGCGCACTACGGCACACCGCCCAATCCGGCAGTGCCGGGCGCGGTACCGGGCGGCTCCTCCAGCGGCTCCGCCTCGGTGGTGGCCGCCGCGCTGGTGGACTTCGCGCTAGGCAGCGACACCGGCGGTTCGGTGCGGGTGCCCGCTAGTTACTGCGGCATCCATGGCCTGCGTCCCACCCATGGCGTGGTGGACTACCGTCACTGCGCCCATCTGGCGAAGAGTTTCGATACCCTTGGCTGGTTCGCCCGGGACGCCCGGCTCATGGCCCGGATTGGCCGGATTCTGCTGCCCGCCGGCGACCGGCCCGCGCCGCGCCGTTTGCTGCTGGTGGAAGAGGCACTGGCGCAATCCGATGCCGACGTGGTGTCGCAACTGGAAGCGCGGGTCGGCAACGGCCTGCCCGGCGTGACCTTTGGCGGCAGCATCAGTGTTGGCAACCTGGACACCTACTTCAACGCGTTCCGGCCACTGCAAGCTTACGAGGCCTGGGCCCGCTTCGGCTCCTGGATCGAAACCGAGCAACCGGTATTCGGCCCCGGCGTGAAGGAACGCTTCGAAGCAGCGTCCCGCATTAGCGCCGCCGAAGCCGAGGACGCCCGTGAACAATGCCAGGCTTTGCGGACCCGGATCCGCGCCCTGCTCGGCGAGGATACCCTGCTTTGCCTGCCCACCACGCCGACCTCGGCCCTGCCCTTGCAAGCCGACGAGGCCAGGGTGGAAGACATTCGCGGCCGCACCCTGCGGATGACGGCCCTGGCCGGCACCACCGGGCTGCCGCAACTGAGTTTGCCGCTGTTGCATGACCGTGATGGCCCGGTGGGCCTGTCATTGATCGGCCCGGCGAGCAGCGATCAACAGCTGCTGGATCTGGCGGCCCGCCTGCCTGAATTCATCAATACCTGA
- a CDS encoding LysR family transcriptional regulator: protein MLKDINDLRIFERIVARGSLSAAARELGLSLAVVSKRLGELERQLDARLLHRTTRRLSLTEEGDILHQHCLRLLSQVDEAEAALLHHHGSVTGTLHLTAPTGFGRRHLVPALSRFTHEYPELRVQLALTDTVEDLAKGGFDLAIRYGEPLDSRMVARRLAPNRRVLCASPDYLQRKGAPRKLADLADHACILIGQQPQADWYFGRGQRESAVRITGAFCCNDGEAAHALALQGAGIVLKSIWDVGEDLHRGRLIQVLPRHAPAAAPLNALYLHGRHLAPRVTLFLDFLKQYLHAHPQSTRAK from the coding sequence ATGCTCAAGGACATCAACGACCTGCGCATCTTCGAACGCATCGTGGCACGGGGCAGCCTCTCCGCCGCCGCACGTGAACTGGGCCTGTCCCTGGCGGTGGTGAGCAAACGTCTGGGAGAACTGGAACGGCAGCTGGATGCGCGGCTGTTGCACCGGACCACCCGCCGGCTCTCGCTCACCGAGGAAGGCGACATTCTTCATCAACATTGTCTGCGCCTGCTGTCCCAGGTGGACGAGGCGGAAGCGGCCCTGCTGCATCACCATGGCAGTGTCACCGGCACCCTGCACCTGACCGCCCCCACCGGTTTCGGGCGCCGCCACTTGGTGCCGGCACTGTCACGTTTCACCCACGAATACCCGGAGCTGCGAGTACAACTGGCCCTGACCGACACGGTGGAAGACCTGGCCAAGGGCGGGTTCGATCTGGCGATCCGCTACGGCGAACCCTTGGATTCGCGCATGGTGGCGCGCCGCCTGGCCCCCAACCGCCGGGTGCTGTGCGCCAGCCCCGACTACCTGCAACGCAAGGGCGCCCCGCGCAAACTGGCGGACTTGGCTGATCACGCCTGCATTCTGATCGGTCAGCAACCACAGGCGGACTGGTATTTCGGTCGTGGGCAACGTGAAAGCGCCGTGCGCATCACCGGCGCCTTCTGCTGCAACGACGGCGAGGCCGCCCACGCCCTGGCCCTGCAAGGCGCCGGCATCGTACTGAAGTCCATCTGGGACGTGGGCGAGGACCTGCACCGCGGCCGTCTGATCCAGGTACTGCCCCGCCACGCTCCCGCCGCCGCGCCCTTGAATGCCCTCTACCTGCACGGCCGCCATCTGGCCCCACGGGTTACCCTGTTCCTGGATTTCCTCAAACAGTATCTGCATGCCCATCCCCAGAGCACCCGCGCTAAATAG
- a CDS encoding sulfite exporter TauE/SafE family protein, which translates to MIVELLSGHSVGWLAGLVVALLATGIIAGLLAGLLGVGGGIVVVPVLYHLFTLLGVDESVKMHVAVGTSLATIIPASIMSSRAHAKKGNLDVSLLRSWGPALLVGVLIGIAISGYLRGTTLTAIFAVVALLVAANMAFRGKGLALTDDLPPTPFKQIIGTLVGGFSTLMGIGGGTLSVPLLTAFGYPIHRAVGTAAAIGMVISLPGAIGFLINGLGVPNRPPLSLGYINLAGLALIVPMTMMMAPIGARIAHAVNANRLRQVFAFFLFLTSLRMLYGLL; encoded by the coding sequence ATGATCGTGGAGCTTTTGAGTGGTCACAGTGTCGGATGGCTGGCCGGGCTGGTGGTGGCCCTGCTGGCCACCGGCATCATCGCCGGCCTGCTGGCCGGTCTGTTGGGGGTGGGCGGCGGCATCGTGGTGGTGCCGGTGCTGTACCATCTTTTCACGCTGCTGGGCGTGGACGAGTCGGTAAAAATGCACGTGGCGGTGGGCACCTCCCTGGCCACCATTATCCCGGCCTCGATCATGTCGTCCCGGGCCCATGCCAAGAAGGGCAATCTGGACGTCTCCCTGCTACGTAGCTGGGGACCTGCCTTGTTGGTGGGCGTACTGATCGGCATCGCCATCAGCGGCTATCTGCGTGGCACCACCCTGACCGCGATCTTCGCCGTGGTCGCTCTGCTGGTGGCCGCCAACATGGCGTTCCGCGGCAAGGGTCTGGCGCTGACCGACGACCTGCCGCCGACCCCGTTCAAGCAGATCATCGGCACCCTGGTGGGCGGTTTCTCCACTCTCATGGGGATCGGCGGTGGCACGCTGAGCGTACCGCTGCTGACCGCCTTCGGTTATCCCATCCACCGCGCGGTGGGCACCGCCGCCGCCATCGGCATGGTGATCAGCCTGCCCGGCGCTATTGGTTTTCTGATCAATGGTCTGGGCGTGCCCAATCGCCCGCCGCTGAGCCTCGGCTACATCAATCTGGCCGGCCTGGCGCTGATCGTGCCAATGACCATGATGATGGCGCCAATCGGCGCGCGCATTGCCCACGCGGTGAACGCCAACCGGTTACGGCAGGTTTTCGCTTTTTTCCTTTTCCTGACTTCACTACGCATGCTGTACGGTTTGCTGTAA
- a CDS encoding isopenicillin N synthase family dioxygenase: MESLPIISMAGLLSEQPAERQATANELGRACRDIGFFYLVDHGIPDSVFEALFEDASAFFSLPSDRKEALSIKRSPHNRGYVAIQDEKLNPVSGADSKEAFNIGHDLPADHPDVLNNKPFCGVNYWPDLPGWRERTLNYYHRCLNVARTLHRGFALDMGAPEDFFESRLIEPIATLRMLRYPAAQGDPQRADGAAGTHTDYGNVTLLKTDRVPGLEVRTKDGQWIDAPSLPGAFVCNIGDCLMRWSNDLYQSTPHRVRTPEAERYSVAFFMEADPDAMVDPRDLFPHQEPHYPPVSCSDYLAQRLNSTYDFRAEPRQANR; encoded by the coding sequence ATGGAATCCTTACCGATCATTTCCATGGCGGGGTTGTTGAGCGAGCAACCGGCGGAGCGTCAGGCCACGGCCAACGAACTGGGGCGCGCCTGCCGGGATATCGGTTTTTTCTACCTGGTGGATCATGGGATTCCGGACTCCGTGTTCGAGGCATTGTTCGAGGACGCCTCGGCTTTCTTCTCACTGCCGTCCGACCGCAAGGAAGCGCTCTCCATCAAACGCTCCCCGCATAATCGCGGCTACGTGGCGATCCAGGACGAAAAACTCAACCCGGTTTCCGGCGCCGACAGCAAGGAAGCGTTCAACATCGGCCATGACCTGCCGGCGGATCACCCCGACGTGCTCAATAATAAACCCTTCTGCGGAGTGAATTACTGGCCGGATCTTCCTGGCTGGCGTGAGCGCACCCTGAATTATTACCACCGCTGCCTGAACGTGGCCCGCACCCTGCACCGCGGCTTCGCCCTGGATATGGGCGCCCCTGAAGATTTCTTCGAGTCCCGCCTGATCGAGCCCATCGCCACCCTGCGCATGCTGCGCTACCCGGCCGCCCAGGGTGACCCGCAAAGGGCGGACGGCGCCGCCGGCACTCACACCGACTACGGTAACGTCACTCTATTGAAAACCGACCGCGTCCCCGGTCTGGAAGTGCGCACCAAGGACGGCCAATGGATCGATGCCCCCAGCCTTCCCGGCGCCTTCGTCTGCAACATCGGCGACTGCCTGATGCGCTGGAGCAACGACCTCTACCAGTCCACCCCTCATCGGGTACGCACACCGGAAGCCGAGCGCTACTCCGTGGCGTTTTTCATGGAAGCGGACCCGGACGCCATGGTCGATCCTCGCGATCTGTTCCCCCACCAGGAGCCACACTACCCACCGGTCAGCTGTAGCGACTACCTGGCGCAGCGACTCAACTCCACCTACGACTTCCGCGCCGAACCGCGCCAGGCCAATCGTTAG
- a CDS encoding aldo/keto reductase: MLSRRTLLKAGAASAAGLALSPLWAASEKDAAMAMRTIPSSGEAIPVIGMGSSGSFEVGTSDQERDPLREVLRRFFAGGGRLIDTAPSYGSAETVIGDLLSQLGLREKTFLATKISSTGREAGKAQFENSLRRLKTDKVELLQVHNMQDWQTQMALINDLKKEGKVRYSGVTHWLDSGQDQLAEVVEASKPDFLQINYSVISTKAEERLFPLARDLGVAVLINRAFDDGRLFRQVADRPLPEWAPEAGIDSWAQAFLKFSISHPAVTAVIPATGKPHRQSDNLQAGYGPMLTERQRRDLRALFS, encoded by the coding sequence ATGCTGTCCCGACGTACTCTGTTGAAAGCCGGCGCGGCTTCCGCCGCCGGCCTGGCGTTGTCGCCGCTTTGGGCGGCCAGCGAAAAGGACGCTGCCATGGCGATGCGGACCATTCCTTCCAGCGGTGAAGCGATTCCGGTTATTGGCATGGGCTCGTCCGGCAGTTTCGAGGTGGGCACCTCTGACCAGGAGCGCGATCCCCTGCGTGAAGTGCTTCGGCGTTTTTTCGCCGGTGGCGGACGCTTGATCGATACCGCGCCCAGCTATGGTTCGGCGGAAACGGTGATCGGTGACCTGTTGAGTCAGCTGGGACTGCGGGAAAAAACGTTTCTGGCCACGAAAATTTCCAGCACTGGCAGAGAGGCCGGCAAGGCCCAGTTTGAAAACTCGCTGCGCCGCCTGAAAACCGACAAAGTGGAACTGCTGCAGGTGCACAACATGCAGGACTGGCAAACCCAGATGGCGCTGATCAACGACCTCAAGAAAGAAGGCAAGGTGCGTTACAGCGGCGTGACGCACTGGCTTGATAGTGGTCAGGATCAGTTGGCCGAGGTGGTGGAAGCCAGCAAGCCGGATTTCCTGCAGATCAACTATTCGGTGATTTCCACCAAGGCGGAAGAGCGACTGTTTCCGCTGGCCCGGGATTTGGGCGTGGCGGTGTTGATCAATCGGGCCTTTGATGATGGCCGCCTGTTCCGCCAGGTGGCGGATCGGCCGCTGCCGGAATGGGCGCCGGAAGCCGGGATCGATTCCTGGGCCCAGGCGTTCCTGAAGTTTTCCATCAGTCATCCGGCGGTGACCGCGGTCATTCCCGCCACCGGGAAGCCCCATCGCCAGAGCGATAATCTGCAGGCCGGTTACGGGCCGATGTTGACCGAACGGCAGCGCCGCGATTTGCGCGCCCTATTCTCCTGA
- the hpxZ gene encoding oxalurate catabolism protein HpxZ has translation MALELDRPDVVAEVKAAFLRYEKALVENDVTVLDELFWNDERVVRYGAGENLYGYRQIAAFRAQRPSKGLQRELHNTVITAHGDDLATAWTEFRRPGNPRIGRQSQVWARRPEGWRVVAAHVSFMEE, from the coding sequence ATGGCCCTGGAATTGGACCGCCCGGACGTAGTGGCGGAAGTCAAAGCCGCGTTCCTGCGCTATGAGAAAGCGCTGGTCGAAAATGATGTGACGGTCCTGGACGAATTGTTCTGGAACGACGAGCGTGTGGTGCGCTACGGTGCCGGCGAGAATCTCTACGGCTACCGGCAGATTGCCGCCTTCCGCGCGCAGCGGCCGTCCAAGGGACTGCAACGCGAATTACATAACACCGTGATCACCGCCCATGGCGACGATCTGGCCACCGCCTGGACCGAGTTCCGCCGCCCGGGGAACCCGCGTATCGGCCGCCAGAGTCAGGTCTGGGCCCGCCGCCCGGAGGGATGGCGGGTCGTGGCCGCCCATGTGTCGTTCATGGAGGAGTAA
- a CDS encoding GntR family transcriptional regulator: MTQQTVLSAAGEDDRPLAEQVRRALSDEILGGLLPPGTRLDEIALARRFNVSRTPVREALREMASAGLVEHQHRRGVFVIEVPEQRLSEMFEYAAEMEAACARMAALNMTRAEREDLLASHLDSHAHVADGNVDAYDAANLSFHEKLFRGCHNSYLYETAMAARSRVLAYRRAQFRVGERLAASFTEHSDIVMAIVRGESERAAQLIRDHVLHAHRTSQDYLDTRGGTENQSSG, translated from the coding sequence ATGACACAACAGACTGTGCTCAGTGCCGCCGGCGAGGACGACCGTCCATTGGCGGAGCAGGTCCGGCGCGCGCTGTCCGATGAGATTCTCGGCGGCCTGCTGCCGCCGGGCACGCGTCTGGACGAGATCGCCCTGGCTCGCCGCTTCAACGTTTCACGGACTCCGGTACGCGAGGCCTTGCGGGAAATGGCCTCCGCCGGCCTGGTCGAACACCAGCACCGGCGCGGCGTGTTCGTCATCGAAGTGCCGGAGCAGCGGCTCAGCGAAATGTTCGAATACGCGGCGGAAATGGAAGCGGCCTGCGCGCGCATGGCGGCGCTCAATATGACCCGCGCGGAACGGGAGGACTTGCTTGCCAGCCACCTGGACAGCCATGCCCATGTGGCCGACGGCAACGTGGACGCCTACGACGCGGCCAACCTGAGCTTCCATGAGAAGCTGTTTCGCGGCTGCCATAACAGCTACTTATATGAAACCGCCATGGCCGCCCGTTCCCGGGTGCTGGCTTACCGCCGCGCGCAATTCAGAGTGGGGGAACGCCTGGCCGCGTCCTTCACCGAGCACAGCGACATTGTCATGGCCATCGTTCGCGGCGAAAGCGAGCGGGCCGCGCAGTTGATCCGGGATCATGTTCTGCACGCCCACCGTACTTCACAGGATTATCTGGATACCCGTGGCGGTACGGAAAATCAATCCTCCGGATAA
- a CDS encoding SDR family NAD(P)-dependent oxidoreductase codes for MNIDLSGKTALVTASTGGIGYAIAVGLAASGAEVILNGRGDESVARARDRLAADVPGVNSRGVAADLADLSGCKALLAQIPAVDILVNNVGIYGPKDFYDTDDDTWDDYWETNVMSGVRLSRAYLPGMVEKSWGRVVFISSESARNIPADMIHYGVSKTAQLALSRGLAKHVAGSGVTVNSVLPGPTLSDGFRAMMQDEMARTGKSVETLGREFVMAERPSSVIQRPASVEEVANMVVYVCSTQASATSGAALRVDGGVVDDIC; via the coding sequence ATGAATATTGATTTATCCGGTAAGACCGCGCTGGTCACCGCTTCCACTGGCGGTATTGGTTATGCCATTGCCGTGGGCCTGGCGGCTTCCGGCGCGGAGGTGATTCTCAATGGCCGCGGTGATGAGTCGGTGGCCCGGGCCAGGGACAGGCTGGCCGCGGACGTGCCGGGCGTGAATTCACGGGGTGTGGCGGCGGATCTCGCCGACCTGTCCGGTTGCAAGGCGCTGCTGGCGCAAATCCCGGCGGTGGATATTCTGGTCAACAATGTCGGCATCTATGGGCCCAAGGATTTCTACGATACTGACGACGATACCTGGGATGACTACTGGGAAACCAACGTCATGTCCGGGGTGCGGCTTTCCCGGGCTTATCTGCCGGGTATGGTGGAGAAAAGCTGGGGCCGGGTGGTGTTCATTTCATCGGAGTCGGCCCGCAATATTCCCGCCGACATGATTCACTATGGCGTCTCCAAAACCGCGCAGTTGGCCTTGTCGCGTGGCCTTGCCAAACATGTGGCCGGCAGCGGCGTCACCGTTAATTCGGTCTTGCCCGGGCCGACGCTTTCGGATGGCTTCCGCGCCATGATGCAGGACGAGATGGCGCGCACCGGCAAGTCGGTGGAGACGTTGGGCCGGGAATTTGTCATGGCGGAGCGTCCGAGCTCGGTGATTCAGCGTCCCGCCAGTGTCGAGGAAGTGGCGAACATGGTGGTCTATGTCTGCTCCACCCAGGCGTCCGCCACCAGTGGTGCGGCGTTGCGCGTGGACGGCGGCGTGGTGGACGATATCTGCTGA
- a CDS encoding NTP/NDP exchange transporter encodes MAPAHPVSRLVVRLFNVRPVEAPAVVAGLLMFFSLFTGYFMLRPVRETMGVAGGVDNLQWLFTATFVATLVALPAFGWVASRVSRRHILPWVYGFFVTNLLGFAAAMVWLPGDVWAGRVFYVWLSVFNLLAISLAWSVLADVFVSAEAKRLFALIAGGASLGGLTGPVLGTVLVAPIGHAGLLLLAAGLLAASAVAAGWLHRWRDRHREPDRERAGDGHRERALGGNPLAGIGEVFGSPYLIAIAVFVLLLASVSTFLYFEQARLVAETFPDRTRQTQVFGLIDTVVQALAILTQVFLTGRIAQRLGVGVLLTAVPLVITAGFLWLALAPTFAVFVVVMIARRAGEYALVRPGREMLYTVVPAEQKYKAKNAIDTVVYRGGDALSGWVKSGLDLMASVPALPMVIGAGIAVAWAGVGAGLGRAQKRKETGADGGR; translated from the coding sequence ATGGCGCCCGCCCACCCGGTGTCGCGGCTGGTGGTCCGGCTGTTCAATGTTCGCCCTGTGGAGGCCCCGGCGGTGGTGGCGGGGCTGCTGATGTTTTTCTCTCTGTTCACCGGCTATTTCATGCTGCGGCCGGTGCGCGAAACCATGGGCGTGGCCGGCGGTGTGGACAACCTGCAATGGCTGTTCACCGCCACCTTCGTGGCTACCCTGGTGGCGCTGCCAGCGTTCGGTTGGGTAGCGTCGCGGGTATCCCGGCGCCATATTCTGCCCTGGGTTTACGGCTTCTTCGTTACCAATCTGCTGGGTTTCGCCGCCGCCATGGTCTGGCTGCCGGGCGACGTCTGGGCCGGGCGGGTGTTCTATGTCTGGCTTTCGGTGTTCAACCTGCTGGCTATTTCTCTTGCCTGGAGTGTGCTGGCGGATGTGTTCGTCAGCGCCGAAGCCAAGCGCCTGTTCGCCTTGATTGCCGGTGGCGCCAGCCTGGGGGGACTTACCGGGCCGGTGTTGGGCACGGTATTGGTGGCGCCCATCGGCCATGCCGGGTTGCTGCTGCTGGCGGCCGGTCTGCTTGCCGCCAGCGCGGTCGCGGCGGGCTGGTTGCATCGCTGGCGGGACCGCCACCGGGAGCCGGATCGCGAGCGGGCCGGTGACGGGCACCGCGAACGCGCTTTGGGCGGCAATCCCCTGGCCGGTATCGGCGAGGTGTTCGGCTCTCCTTATCTGATCGCCATCGCGGTTTTCGTGCTGTTGCTGGCCAGTGTCAGCACCTTTCTCTATTTCGAGCAGGCCAGGCTGGTGGCCGAGACGTTCCCTGACCGCACCCGGCAAACCCAGGTGTTTGGGTTGATCGACACAGTGGTGCAGGCGCTGGCGATTCTGACCCAGGTGTTCCTGACCGGCCGCATTGCCCAGCGCCTTGGTGTGGGGGTTCTGCTCACGGCGGTGCCTTTGGTGATCACCGCGGGCTTTCTCTGGCTCGCTCTGGCGCCCACGTTCGCGGTCTTCGTTGTCGTCATGATTGCCCGGCGTGCCGGCGAGTACGCGCTGGTTCGTCCCGGCCGCGAGATGCTCTACACCGTGGTCCCCGCCGAACAGAAATACAAAGCCAAGAACGCCATCGACACGGTGGTCTACCGGGGTGGCGATGCGCTGAGTGGCTGGGTGAAAAGCGGGCTGGATCTGATGGCCTCCGTCCCCGCGCTGCCGATGGTGATCGGCGCGGGGATCGCTGTGGCCTGGGCCGGCGTGGGGGCCGGCCTGGGCAGGGCGCAGAAGCGAAAGGAAACCGGGGCGGACGGTGGGCGTTAG
- a CDS encoding VOC family protein, which yields MFEVKATQHVLAVKDLEKTERYFLDKLGFSARFRVDGWSFLSLGGFHVMLGHCPDELPASDTHEHSYFAYVNCEGIDEIYRDYQQRGAEIFQVISDKPWGLREFGVATPEGHRIMFGEDIEPSENS from the coding sequence ATGTTTGAAGTAAAAGCCACCCAGCATGTTTTGGCGGTCAAGGATCTTGAGAAGACGGAACGCTACTTTCTCGACAAACTGGGGTTTTCCGCCCGGTTCCGTGTGGACGGTTGGTCGTTCTTGAGTCTTGGTGGTTTTCACGTGATGTTGGGGCACTGCCCGGACGAGCTTCCAGCCAGTGATACGCATGAGCACTCGTACTTCGCCTATGTAAACTGTGAGGGCATAGACGAGATTTACCGAGACTACCAGCAGCGTGGTGCCGAAATTTTCCAGGTAATATCCGATAAGCCCTGGGGGTTGCGTGAGTTCGGCGTGGCGACGCCCGAGGGGCATCGAATCATGTTTGGTGAAGACATTGAGCCATCAGAGAACTCATAA